From the genome of Haemophilus parainfluenzae:
TCATGTAGCTTTCTTTGAGGGCTTTCCGGTACAAAATATCGTTTGCCGCTTTTTCTCGCGCTCGTTGTCTTATTCGCTCCTTGTCATATAGACGCTTGCGGAGTTTTTGTACTTCTTCCGTTGTGTTACAGTCGGCAAACGAACGAAAACAAGGTTTAAAAACGTCGCTTTCAATGTCTAAATCAAGATAATTTACCGGCTTACGTTGAGAAACAAATTTAATGACGTGCTCGCCTAACAAATCCTTTCGGCGTTTGATGAGTAAGTTTTTTAATGAATAGTGCTGTTTAATACCAGCCACACCTTTATTTTCCAGTTTGTCTAGATGTTTTTTATAACGCTCGAATGTTTGATTTACACGATTGTTCACAAATTGATATTTATGGAAATCGACCAGGATTTTTCTTAATTCTTTCTCTGTAATGTTGAACATTAAAAAGAATTCAACGTTTAAGAAAATCCGCATTGGTTTATGCTTTTGTCCCAATCGGTCATACTCACGTAATACAGTA
Proteins encoded in this window:
- a CDS encoding replication protein, whose product is MKIKRKKINRTFGFKSSKRAVNYEKAAKKKHRNLTPFFTQNLQSREFAYTTWFFLQRCETHNFNKNPYLNALRLSKYQRETIRRERREVLSVLLPTLITYCDFSPASDYLFEVRSNVEHIANMCNQAYVSWDKNGKNRVRYDTVLNAIQMLEDAELITVLREYDRLGQKHKPMRIFLNVEFFLMFNITEKELRKILVDFHKYQFVNNRVNQTFERYKKHLDKLENKGVAGIKQHYSLKNLLIKRRKDLLGEHVIKFVSQRKPVNYLDLDIESDVFKPCFRSFADCNTTEEVQKLRKRLYDKERIRQRAREKAANDILYRKALKESYMTDLQHYAS